The Actinomycetes bacterium genome includes the window GGTACAGCCAGATCAGGTCATAGGCGACCCAGAGGACGTACCCCGCCAGCAGCAGCGCCGAGACGACATCCTCGAGGACGGCCACCTCCAACGCGAGCAGCAGGACCAGGAAGACGACGGCGCCGAGGAAGCCCCACCGCAGGCTGCGCCGGCCGAACCACAGTACGTTCCATGCCTCGTTGAGGACGAGCACCACCAGCGCAAGCACGACCGCGACGGTGTCGCCGTGGGCGAGCGCGCGATCGAGTACGACGCCCATCAGCAGGTAGTAGACCGCGGCAGCGGCGACCAGCGCCGGGTAGGGCACCATGAGGCGTGGCCACCGCAGCGCGCGGAACCACTGCTGCGCCTCCCGGCTGACGAAGACGTTGCCGAGCACCGCGGCGCCGAGCACCAGACCGAGGGTGACGAGCAACCGACCCCAGTTCATCCCGCCTCCAAGGGCCACAATCCCCGCGTAGTCAAGCACGAGTGGTCGGCCTTGCCGGGCCTGGCCTGGTCCACGTTAGGTCCACGTACCATCGAACCCATCCGAACCCAGCGGTTCGTAACGGTCTCTGTAGCGATCCTTGGTCGCTAGCAAGCTGCCGTCAGGTCGGTCGGGCGTTGATCCTGTCCGTGCCCGAGCTCCGCGCGGGCGCTCTG containing:
- a CDS encoding tryptophan-rich sensory protein; protein product: MNWGRLLVTLGLVLGAAVLGNVFVSREAQQWFRALRWPRLMVPYPALVAAAAVYYLLMGVVLDRALAHGDTVAVVLALVVLVLNEAWNVLWFGRRSLRWGFLGAVVFLVLLLALEVAVLEDVVSALLLAGYVLWVAYDLIWLYQMWRLNEA